The following nucleotide sequence is from Kiritimatiella glycovorans.
TCGTTGTGGAGGATGGCGGCGAATTGCTCGCATGGCGGAAGACGCTGCCTCCGCGTCGTCTCTACCTCCGCACGGGACATCTTTACACGCTCTCGTGCGCGCTGTTCTTCCGGCGGCGGGTCTTTGAGGCGGTGAAGTTTGATCCCCGGATGCGCTGCACGGCGGACCACAAATTCATGCTCCGGGCGCTTGAGCACGGGTTTCGGGCGCGCCACCTCCCGGGCTACCGCGCCGCGTTTTTCCTGCGGGAACACAATCTGTCGCTGAGCCCGAGGGCATGGGATGAGCTGGCCGCACTGCAGCGCGATAATCCGCGGCCGCTTCGCCTGTGCGCGGGACCGATCCGCGCGCTGAAATGGACCGAAAAGTTCGTGCGCGGCGGCTATCGGCAGCGCTTCCCCCTGACCTATTCCATCTATCTCGACGATGAGGACGAACGCCGACGCATTACGGCGCGCACGGGAACGTGGCGCTGGCCTGAACGGGGACGTGAGGGGGTGTCGACATGAAGGGCGACAACCTGCGCGTAGCGATCGATCTGGCCCCGATGCGTCCGGGTAAAGGCGGGACGGGGAGCGGGATCTGGACGTATGCGTGCGAGCTGCTGCAGGCGCTGGACACGCTTCCGGACGCCGGGGACATGGAGATCCTCTGTCTTGTGCGACCGGAGCAGCGCCCGCTGCTTCCCGACCCCGGCCGCACCGACATCCTTGAAGTCCCCGAATTCCCGCCCGGCATCCTGCCGCGGCTCGACTGGGTGCACCGCCGGCTCCCGCGCATCTGCCGCAATGAGCGGATCGACGTGCTGCACAAGCTCGCGACGGAAGTGCCCTGGCGGTCTCCGGCGGCGGGCGTCACGACGGTGCACGATTTCTTCTACCGTTTCCTGTTCCGTGAAATGCCGCCTCCGCTGACGCACCTCCGGGAACGGCTGAACAGGGCGTACTTCGATCTCATGGAGCGGCGGTGTTTCGCGACCGGCGCGCGGATCATCACGGTTTCCGAAGCGGTGGCTGAAGAAGCCCGGACCCTCTTCCCGAAGGCCGCCGACCGCATCCGGACCGTGCCGCACGGCGCGCCGGCCCCCGATCCCCTGCCCCGTCCGCGGGAAGGCGCTCCCTTCACGTTCATCTGCGTCGCCAAGTTCATGCCCTACAAGGGGCAGGACAAGGTTCTCCGCGCGTTTGAACACCTGCATCAGAGCATCACCGGGCCGGACAAACCGCGCCTGCTGTTCCGGGGATTCGAAAACGACCGCGATTACTACGATCAGTTGCGCCGGCGTATCGAATCGAGTCGCGCGCGGGAGGATATCGAGATCCTCGGATACCAGGCCGATGCCGGGATACGTGAGATCTACGCGGAATCCGATGCCGCGCTCCTGTTTTCCGCCTGTGAGGGGTTCGGTCTGCCCGTACTGGAGGCCCAGTCGCTGGGGCTTCCGATGATCTGCAGCGGCCTCCCGGTGCTGCGGGAGGTAGGGGGAGCGGCGGCGGTCTACGTGGATCACAACGATCCCGCCGTTGCGGCGGCGGAGATGGAGCGGCTGATGACGGATCCTGCGCACTACCGCCGGATCAGGGAAACGGGTCTCGAAAACGTGAAGCGGTTTTCGTGGGCGCAGGCCGCGGAGCGCACCCGCGCGATCTATCGCCAGGCTGCAGCGTCTTGACGACACAGGGGCCACAAAAAGGCACAAGCGGACCACAGAAGAAGGGGGGGGGGATCGGTGTGGCGATAATTCTTGAGCGCCTTTCGCGCGGTCGTCCGCGCAGCGCACCAGCCCCGAAACACCATACTGGAAGCGAAAAACACGCCGACGGCGAACGCCGGCAGCAGAAACAGCCGCGCGAAAGGTCATGCACCCATTAAGCACCCAGGCATCTATTCACTGCGTCATAAACGGACCTGGCATAAGCTCTGAACTCTTCCGCCTTGTGCGTTGAAGGCTTGCCCTCGGGCAGAAGCCCCAAGTCACCGGGATAACGTGCGTCTATATAAAGCTGATCCAGCAAAGCGGGCACAACAGATTCTTCATCTACATCCATCAATTTATTATCTAATATAAGGCCCGTTAACTGTTCAATGCTGTGTGTCTTTTTGAAAGATATAGCCCGCTCTTCCATCAACGCCTTGTACGATTTCTCCACACATTGCTGAGCGTGGAAAGCAAGCATATGGGTTAGGTCCGCCCGCCCCTCCAGTTGCTGCATGACCTTGAGATCATCCAGAGCGGCATCGAGCCAGGCCTGCGTGGTCTTTTTCATAAAGAACCCTGCCCTCTCTAAGTATATCCCCGCAGAAAACGCTATTCATAGATAAAAACCTTTTATGCATAGGTCGCGTGTGAACAATTATATCTACAGGATATTTACGCCGAATATCTTTTATTCTGTTGGCTACCCTTAAATAGAC
It contains:
- a CDS encoding glycosyltransferase family 2 protein, translated to MKFSIVTPSMNMLEDLRRCRVSVADQEGVELEHLVQDGGSTDGTAEWLKSQHGLLGVSEPDGGMYEALNRGFSRATGEIFAWLNCDEQYLPGALRGVHDFFERHPGIDLVAGDYLVVEDGGELLAWRKTLPPRRLYLRTGHLYTLSCALFFRRRVFEAVKFDPRMRCTADHKFMLRALEHGFRARHLPGYRAAFFLREHNLSLSPRAWDELAALQRDNPRPLRLCAGPIRALKWTEKFVRGGYRQRFPLTYSIYLDDEDERRRITARTGTWRWPERGREGVST
- a CDS encoding glycosyltransferase family 4 protein, translated to MKGDNLRVAIDLAPMRPGKGGTGSGIWTYACELLQALDTLPDAGDMEILCLVRPEQRPLLPDPGRTDILEVPEFPPGILPRLDWVHRRLPRICRNERIDVLHKLATEVPWRSPAAGVTTVHDFFYRFLFREMPPPLTHLRERLNRAYFDLMERRCFATGARIITVSEAVAEEARTLFPKAADRIRTVPHGAPAPDPLPRPREGAPFTFICVAKFMPYKGQDKVLRAFEHLHQSITGPDKPRLLFRGFENDRDYYDQLRRRIESSRAREDIEILGYQADAGIREIYAESDAALLFSACEGFGLPVLEAQSLGLPMICSGLPVLREVGGAAAVYVDHNDPAVAAAEMERLMTDPAHYRRIRETGLENVKRFSWAQAAERTRAIYRQAAAS
- a CDS encoding HEPN domain-containing protein, whose protein sequence is MKKTTQAWLDAALDDLKVMQQLEGRADLTHMLAFHAQQCVEKSYKALMEERAISFKKTHSIEQLTGLILDNKLMDVDEESVVPALLDQLYIDARYPGDLGLLPEGKPSTHKAEEFRAYARSVYDAVNRCLGA
- a CDS encoding nucleotidyltransferase domain-containing protein, whose protein sequence is MTFMDRVSDRVVQEITSRLVSAGVEKVVLFGSRARGASGEDSDIDILVVTTDDFIPRNYDQKSEVYLRVANRIKDIRRKYPVDIIVHTRPMHKRFLSMNSVFCGDILREGRVLYEKDHAGLARCRSG